The proteins below come from a single Candidatus Polarisedimenticolia bacterium genomic window:
- a CDS encoding NADH-quinone oxidoreductase subunit C gives MGSEPREVEKVRERFGEALQEVVYFRGEDTLVVDAAKIVDICRFLKEDPEMGFDFLVDITGIHYLERVYSYEVVYHLLSLPRRRRLRLRTRLGEEGKIASVTGVWRGADWHEREAFDLVGIRFDNHPDLRRILMPDDFDGHPLRKDFPLEA, from the coding sequence ATGGGCTCGGAGCCGCGCGAGGTCGAAAAAGTCCGGGAGCGCTTCGGCGAGGCCCTTCAGGAAGTCGTCTACTTCCGCGGCGAGGACACGCTGGTCGTCGATGCCGCAAAGATCGTCGATATCTGCCGCTTTCTGAAGGAAGACCCGGAGATGGGGTTCGACTTCCTGGTCGATATCACCGGGATCCACTACCTGGAGCGGGTCTACAGCTACGAGGTCGTCTATCACCTTCTCTCGCTGCCGCGCCGCCGGCGGCTGCGGCTGCGCACGCGACTGGGCGAGGAGGGGAAGATCGCCAGCGTCACCGGCGTCTGGCGCGGCGCCGACTGGCACGAGCGCGAGGCTTTCGACCTGGTCGGCATCCGCTTCGACAACCATCCCGATCTGCGGCGCATCCTGATGCCCGACGACTTCGACGGGCACCCCTTGCGCAAAGACTTCCCGCTGGAGGCCTGA
- the nuoK gene encoding NADH-quinone oxidoreductase subunit NuoK: protein MITSFLPLVAAVLFTIGVVGVLVRRNAIVILMCIELMLNAVNLTFAAYAYELRSMAGHIFIFFVMTVAAAEAAVGLGIVIAVFRKRQSVDVDDVNLMKW, encoded by the coding sequence ATGATCACCTCCTTCCTTCCCCTGGTGGCCGCCGTGCTCTTCACCATCGGCGTGGTGGGCGTCCTGGTGCGCCGCAACGCCATCGTCATCCTGATGTGCATCGAGCTGATGCTCAACGCCGTGAACCTGACCTTCGCGGCCTACGCCTACGAGCTGCGCTCCATGGCGGGCCATATCTTCATCTTCTTCGTGATGACCGTGGCGGCGGCGGAAGCCGCCGTCGGGCTAGGCATCGTCATCGCCGTGTTCCGCAAGCGTCAGAGCGTCGACGTCGACGACGTCAACCTGATGAAGTGGTGA
- a CDS encoding 2Fe-2S iron-sulfur cluster-binding protein — MPDQPQPTDQVTLNIDGQEVTVPPGTNLIEAARKLGVEIPHFCYHPRLSIAGNCRMCLVDIEKVPKNQIACSTKVAPGMIVRTRSEKAIKAREGVMEFLLINHPLDCPICDQAGECVLQDYSFRFGTGGSRFEGEKVHGEKGVLLGPHIVFDAERCIKCTRCIRFCDEVTHTSELGYFNRGDHSIIGTFPGRSLDNLYSGCTADICPVGALTVKEFRFKKRVWFLKNTASICAGCARGCNVNLGIDENRIWRMKPRENDAVNGSWMCDEGRFSYQRYQVDDRLMRAVSAAEEAAGGGRDLQAESAWEQAAARLAEIARQHGGAAVAAITSGHATVEEQHALRELIQRVGGTRIALPVHEHGEDDDLLLRKDKTANSAGARLVGGANIKLEDLIAAVETGKIRALVVLREDVLEGLGERGKKMREALDFLLVLDWRATRTAQAADLALPVTAYGEQDGSLVNFQGRMQLLRPGLRPPGEADPAWKPLYEIAARLEGAPFEVPKSFREAFRRAVAQVPGLSGLDTPALGKAGVSIEPALTGRGGPSIEGRS, encoded by the coding sequence ATGCCCGATCAGCCCCAGCCCACCGATCAGGTCACGCTCAACATCGACGGCCAGGAGGTCACCGTCCCGCCCGGGACGAACCTGATCGAGGCGGCGCGCAAGCTTGGCGTCGAGATCCCGCACTTCTGCTACCACCCGCGCCTGTCGATCGCCGGCAACTGCCGGATGTGCCTCGTCGACATCGAAAAGGTCCCGAAGAACCAGATTGCCTGCTCCACCAAGGTCGCCCCCGGGATGATCGTGCGCACCCGCAGCGAGAAGGCGATAAAAGCCCGCGAGGGGGTGATGGAGTTCCTGCTCATCAACCATCCGCTCGACTGCCCCATCTGCGATCAGGCCGGGGAGTGCGTCCTGCAGGACTACTCCTTCCGCTTCGGCACCGGCGGCAGCCGCTTCGAGGGGGAGAAGGTCCACGGCGAGAAGGGGGTGCTGCTGGGACCGCACATCGTCTTCGACGCCGAGCGCTGCATCAAGTGCACCCGCTGCATCCGCTTCTGCGACGAGGTGACCCACACCAGCGAGCTGGGATATTTCAACCGCGGCGATCATTCGATCATCGGCACCTTCCCCGGACGCAGCCTCGACAACCTTTATTCCGGCTGCACGGCAGACATCTGCCCGGTGGGCGCCCTGACGGTGAAGGAGTTCCGCTTCAAAAAGCGCGTCTGGTTCCTCAAGAACACCGCGTCGATCTGCGCCGGCTGCGCCCGCGGCTGCAACGTCAACCTCGGGATCGACGAGAACCGCATCTGGCGGATGAAGCCGCGCGAAAACGACGCGGTGAACGGCAGCTGGATGTGCGACGAGGGGAGATTCTCCTACCAGCGCTACCAGGTGGACGATCGCCTGATGCGCGCCGTCTCCGCCGCGGAGGAGGCGGCCGGAGGAGGACGCGACCTCCAGGCCGAGTCGGCCTGGGAGCAGGCGGCGGCGCGGCTCGCCGAGATCGCCCGCCAGCACGGCGGCGCCGCCGTCGCCGCGATCACCTCGGGCCATGCCACCGTCGAGGAGCAGCACGCCCTGCGCGAGCTGATCCAGCGCGTCGGGGGGACCCGCATCGCGCTGCCGGTGCACGAGCACGGCGAGGACGACGACCTTCTCCTGCGCAAGGACAAGACGGCCAACTCCGCCGGCGCCCGCCTCGTCGGGGGCGCCAACATCAAGCTCGAGGATCTGATCGCGGCGGTGGAGACGGGCAAGATCCGCGCCCTGGTGGTCCTGCGGGAAGATGTCCTCGAGGGACTCGGAGAGCGCGGGAAGAAGATGCGCGAGGCGCTCGATTTCCTGCTGGTTCTGGATTGGCGTGCCACGCGCACCGCGCAGGCGGCGGATCTGGCGCTGCCGGTGACCGCCTACGGCGAGCAGGACGGCAGCCTGGTCAACTTCCAGGGGAGGATGCAGCTGCTGCGCCCCGGTCTGCGCCCGCCGGGCGAGGCAGATCCCGCCTGGAAGCCGTTGTACGAGATCGCCGCGCGTCTCGAGGGCGCGCCGTTCGAGGTCCCGAAGAGCTTCCGCGAGGCGTTCCGCCGGGCGGTGGCGCAGGTCCCCGGCCTTTCCGGCCTGGACACCCCGGCGCTCGGCAAAGCCGGCGTGTCGATCGAGCCGGCGCTCACGGGCCGGGGAGGCCCGTCAATAGAAGGCCGGAGCTAG
- the nuoH gene encoding NADH-quinone oxidoreductase subunit NuoH — MDSETMAFLVESVAKVAFVIALVMGAVTYMTWVERRVAGIIQDRLGPNRVGPAGLLQPIADGIKFLFKEDVVPPHVYKPFYILAPMLIFIPSLLGSAVIPFGNKIHLFGRDIDLRVTDLNVGILFIFAMSAMGVYGIALAGWSSNNKYSLMGGLRSSAQLISYELAMGLSVIGVLMATGSLRLSDVVEAQSGFHWNAFFQPLGCLIFMVAAFAETNRAPFDLPECESELVAGYHTEYSSMKFAMFMMAEYANMITASALMVTLYFGGWQVPGLAGAGFPAWTVSVLQVLAFLLKTSFFLFLFVWVRWTLPRFRFDQLMDLGWKGLFPLALFQIFVTAYAILKGWL, encoded by the coding sequence GTGGATTCCGAGACGATGGCCTTCCTGGTCGAGTCGGTGGCGAAGGTCGCCTTCGTCATCGCGCTCGTCATGGGGGCGGTCACCTATATGACCTGGGTGGAGCGGCGCGTCGCCGGCATCATCCAGGATCGCCTCGGGCCCAACCGCGTCGGCCCCGCCGGGCTGCTCCAGCCGATTGCCGACGGGATCAAGTTCCTCTTCAAGGAGGACGTCGTCCCGCCGCACGTCTACAAGCCTTTCTACATCCTGGCGCCGATGCTGATCTTCATCCCGTCGCTTCTCGGCTCGGCGGTGATCCCCTTCGGCAACAAGATCCACCTCTTCGGCCGCGATATCGACCTGCGCGTCACCGACCTGAATGTCGGCATCCTGTTCATCTTCGCCATGTCGGCGATGGGGGTCTACGGCATCGCGCTGGCAGGGTGGTCTTCCAACAACAAGTACTCGCTGATGGGCGGATTGCGCTCCTCGGCGCAGCTGATCAGCTACGAGCTGGCGATGGGGCTGTCGGTGATCGGCGTCCTGATGGCCACCGGCTCGCTGCGTCTGAGCGACGTGGTGGAGGCGCAGTCGGGCTTCCACTGGAACGCCTTCTTCCAGCCGCTCGGTTGCCTCATCTTCATGGTGGCCGCCTTCGCCGAGACCAACCGCGCGCCGTTCGATCTCCCCGAATGCGAGTCGGAGCTGGTGGCCGGGTACCACACCGAGTACTCCAGCATGAAATTCGCGATGTTCATGATGGCCGAGTACGCCAACATGATCACCGCCTCGGCGTTGATGGTGACGCTCTATTTCGGCGGCTGGCAGGTGCCGGGGCTGGCGGGGGCAGGCTTTCCCGCCTGGACCGTCTCCGTGCTCCAGGTCCTCGCGTTCCTCCTGAAGACCTCCTTCTTCCTGTTCCTCTTCGTCTGGGTCCGCTGGACGCTGCCCCGCTTCCGGTTCGACCAGCTCATGGACCTGGGCTGGAAAGGGCTGTTCCCCCTGGCGCTGTTCCAGATCTTCGTCACCGCCTATGCCATCCTGAAGGGGTGGCTGTGA
- a CDS encoding NADH-quinone oxidoreductase subunit J, producing the protein MSVQMLLVNVIAFLAIFSALMVVFHRNPMVSVVFLIVNLVCIALFFLILQGQFLFVIQIIVYAGAIMVLFVFVVMLLNLRQEEVSKPTWKIQRTLAFVGGPLLVAVLWRALWRRSAPVETFTGSFSSDFGGAEEIGRLLFTDYLLQFEAASVLLVVAMIGAVMLARRKET; encoded by the coding sequence GTGAGCGTGCAGATGCTCCTGGTCAACGTGATCGCGTTCCTGGCGATCTTCTCGGCGCTGATGGTGGTGTTCCATCGCAACCCGATGGTCAGCGTCGTCTTCCTGATCGTGAACCTGGTCTGCATCGCGCTCTTCTTCCTGATCCTGCAGGGGCAGTTCCTGTTCGTCATCCAGATCATCGTCTACGCCGGCGCCATCATGGTGCTGTTCGTCTTCGTGGTGATGCTGCTGAATCTGCGCCAGGAGGAGGTGTCGAAGCCGACCTGGAAGATCCAGCGGACCCTCGCCTTCGTGGGCGGGCCGCTGTTGGTGGCGGTGCTCTGGCGGGCGCTGTGGCGGCGCAGCGCACCGGTGGAGACCTTCACCGGGTCCTTCTCGAGCGATTTCGGCGGCGCCGAGGAGATCGGCCGGCTGCTGTTCACCGATTATCTGCTCCAGTTCGAGGCAGCCTCGGTCCTGCTGGTGGTGGCGATGATCGGCGCGGTCATGCTGGCGCGCAGGAAGGAGACATGA
- the nuoE gene encoding NADH-quinone oxidoreductase subunit NuoE, with protein MTPSKEVLAKIDAAIAEYPHPESALLAILHLIQQDQGYLSEEAQVWAAEKLSVPVAHVAGVVTFYTMFRLTPPGRHHLQVCKTLSCRLRGCEEILQHLDKKHGIKEGQVTPDGRFSLVRVECLGSCGTAPMMQVNDDFHENLTLERVDALLAGMK; from the coding sequence GTGACGCCCAGCAAGGAAGTGCTCGCCAAGATTGACGCGGCGATCGCCGAGTACCCGCATCCCGAATCGGCGCTGCTGGCGATCCTGCACCTCATTCAGCAGGACCAGGGCTACCTCAGCGAAGAAGCCCAGGTCTGGGCGGCCGAGAAGCTCTCCGTGCCGGTGGCGCACGTCGCCGGCGTGGTGACCTTCTACACCATGTTCCGCCTGACCCCGCCGGGCCGCCATCACCTGCAGGTCTGCAAGACGCTGTCTTGCCGGCTGCGCGGCTGCGAGGAGATCCTGCAGCATCTCGACAAGAAGCATGGAATCAAGGAAGGGCAGGTGACGCCCGACGGCCGCTTCTCGCTCGTCCGGGTGGAGTGCCTCGGCTCGTGCGGCACCGCGCCGATGATGCAGGTCAACGACGATTTCCACGAGAACCTGACCCTGGAGAGGGTCGACGCCTTGCTGGCGGGAATGAAATGA
- the ndhC gene encoding NADH-quinone oxidoreductase subunit A, which produces MSDHFFPILVQATIAVAMAGGMILLSWLLGRRASKRGHTDLTPYECGLPPFQDAQSNRFSVKFYLVAMLFILFDIEAAYLFPWATVFRQLGEPAFYEMAVFIGVLLLGYLYILRRGALDWD; this is translated from the coding sequence GTGTCCGACCACTTCTTCCCGATCCTCGTGCAGGCCACCATCGCGGTCGCGATGGCCGGCGGGATGATCCTTCTTTCGTGGCTGCTGGGACGGCGCGCCTCGAAGCGCGGGCACACCGATCTGACCCCCTACGAGTGCGGGCTGCCCCCCTTCCAGGATGCGCAGAGCAATCGCTTCTCGGTGAAGTTCTACCTGGTGGCGATGCTCTTCATCCTGTTCGACATCGAAGCGGCCTACCTTTTCCCGTGGGCCACCGTCTTCCGCCAGCTTGGCGAGCCCGCCTTCTACGAGATGGCGGTCTTCATCGGCGTGCTGCTGCTGGGCTACCTCTACATCCTGCGCCGCGGCGCTTTGGACTGGGACTGA
- the nuoF gene encoding NADH-quinone oxidoreductase subunit NuoF has translation MSPEAYRPLLLKNIHRPDSASLAAYRESGGYRALERALKEMTPEQVIEEVKASGLRGRGGAGFPTGMKWSFMPKGPGEKYLVLNADESEPGTFKDRLLMERDPHLVLEGFLIGCYAVGCRHGYIYIRGEFVYPYRILMKAIEEARAAGFIGKNLFGSGYDCEITVYRGAGAYICGEETALLESLEGKRGMPRLKPPFPAQVGLYGKPTSVNNVETVANVPMIVEMGSSWYAAIGRPKNSGPKLYCLSGHVRKPGVYEFPLGVPLKELIYEHGGGMLRDLPLKAVIPGGSSVPILTADKVDVLMDFDSLAAAGTMLGSAGVIVMDDSVCIVDALLNLARFYAHESCGQCTPCREGTGWYVQILERLERGEGKSSDLDLLVDLSDRIQGNTICPLGDAVAMPVRSYVKTFRDEFQYHVDNKRCLAKPSPVLV, from the coding sequence ATGAGCCCCGAAGCCTACCGCCCGCTGCTGCTCAAGAACATCCACCGTCCCGACTCCGCCAGTCTCGCGGCCTATCGCGAGTCGGGCGGCTATCGCGCGCTGGAGCGGGCGCTGAAGGAGATGACTCCCGAGCAGGTCATCGAAGAAGTGAAGGCTTCCGGACTTCGCGGGCGCGGCGGCGCGGGATTTCCGACGGGGATGAAGTGGAGCTTCATGCCGAAAGGGCCGGGCGAGAAGTACCTGGTCCTCAATGCCGACGAAAGCGAGCCGGGAACCTTCAAGGATCGCCTTCTGATGGAGCGGGATCCGCACCTGGTCCTGGAGGGTTTTCTCATCGGCTGCTACGCGGTCGGGTGCCGGCACGGCTACATCTATATACGGGGGGAGTTCGTCTATCCCTACCGGATCCTGATGAAGGCGATCGAGGAGGCGCGGGCCGCCGGCTTCATCGGCAAGAACCTCTTCGGGAGCGGCTATGACTGCGAGATCACCGTCTACCGCGGCGCGGGGGCCTACATCTGCGGCGAGGAGACGGCGCTGCTCGAATCGCTCGAAGGCAAGCGCGGCATGCCGCGCCTCAAGCCGCCGTTCCCGGCGCAGGTGGGGCTCTACGGCAAGCCGACCTCGGTGAACAACGTCGAGACGGTGGCCAACGTCCCGATGATCGTGGAGATGGGGTCGAGCTGGTACGCCGCCATCGGCCGCCCCAAGAACTCCGGGCCGAAGCTCTATTGCCTGTCGGGGCATGTCCGCAAGCCGGGAGTCTACGAGTTTCCGTTGGGCGTGCCGCTGAAGGAGCTGATCTACGAGCATGGCGGCGGCATGCTGCGCGACCTGCCGCTCAAGGCGGTGATCCCGGGCGGTTCGTCGGTGCCGATCCTGACGGCCGACAAGGTCGACGTCCTGATGGATTTCGATTCGCTGGCCGCCGCCGGGACGATGCTCGGCTCGGCCGGCGTCATCGTCATGGACGACTCCGTCTGCATCGTCGACGCGCTGCTGAATCTGGCGCGCTTCTACGCCCACGAGTCGTGCGGCCAGTGCACCCCCTGCCGCGAAGGGACCGGCTGGTACGTCCAGATTCTCGAGCGCCTGGAGCGCGGCGAGGGGAAATCCTCCGACCTGGATCTGCTGGTGGACCTGAGCGATCGGATCCAGGGGAACACCATCTGCCCGCTGGGCGACGCCGTGGCGATGCCGGTGCGCAGCTACGTCAAGACGTTCCGCGACGAGTTCCAGTACCACGTCGACAACAAGCGGTGCCTGGCGAAGCCGTCGCCGGTCCTGGTGTAA
- the nuoD gene encoding NADH dehydrogenase (quinone) subunit D: protein MHEIEPQPRPPDPLSPETVTINMGPQHPSTHGVLRLVVELDGEVVRRVIPHVGYLHRGMEKIAESMTYHQFIPYTDRLDYLAPLSNNVGFVLAVEKLIGLEVPPRCRAIRVLCCEIARISAHLLWLGTGALDLGAATVFFHTFRERETLYNFIEMITGTRLTTSYPRVGGLARDIPPALLPQLHDFLKSFPATIKEYEDLLTRNNIWLKRTENIGKISATDAIALGLSGPNLRASGVEYDVRKAFPYSGYEQYSFEVPIGTTGDCYDRYLVRIEEMRQSVRILEQVVASMPSGPVNADDPKVVLPTKRKVLTSMEELIHQFIIVTEGFPAPAGEVYQAIEAPKGELGFYIKSEKGKSPYRMKIRSPSFVSLQAIPEMAKGMMISDLVAIVASLDPVMGEVDR from the coding sequence ATGCACGAGATCGAGCCGCAGCCGAGACCCCCGGATCCCCTCTCTCCCGAGACGGTCACCATCAACATGGGGCCGCAGCACCCCAGCACGCATGGCGTCCTGCGGCTGGTGGTGGAGCTGGACGGGGAGGTGGTGCGCCGCGTCATCCCGCACGTCGGCTACCTGCATCGCGGCATGGAGAAGATCGCCGAGAGCATGACCTACCACCAGTTCATCCCCTATACCGATCGGCTCGACTACCTGGCGCCGCTGTCGAACAACGTCGGGTTCGTCCTGGCGGTGGAGAAGCTGATCGGGCTGGAGGTGCCGCCGCGCTGCCGCGCCATCCGCGTCCTGTGCTGCGAGATCGCCCGCATCTCGGCGCACCTGCTGTGGCTGGGGACCGGGGCGCTGGACCTGGGCGCCGCCACCGTCTTCTTCCACACCTTCCGCGAGCGCGAGACGCTGTACAACTTCATCGAGATGATCACCGGCACGCGGCTGACCACCAGCTACCCGCGCGTCGGGGGCCTGGCGCGCGACATCCCGCCGGCGCTGCTGCCGCAGTTGCACGACTTCCTGAAGTCCTTCCCGGCGACGATCAAGGAATACGAGGACCTGCTGACGCGCAACAACATCTGGCTGAAGCGCACCGAGAACATCGGCAAGATCTCCGCGACCGACGCCATCGCGCTGGGCCTTTCCGGCCCCAACCTGCGCGCCTCGGGGGTGGAATACGACGTGCGCAAGGCGTTCCCCTATTCCGGCTACGAGCAGTACAGCTTCGAGGTGCCGATCGGCACGACGGGGGATTGCTACGACCGCTACCTGGTGCGCATCGAGGAGATGCGCCAGAGCGTCCGCATCCTGGAGCAGGTGGTGGCCAGCATGCCCTCCGGCCCGGTCAACGCCGACGATCCCAAGGTGGTCCTTCCGACCAAGCGCAAGGTCCTCACCAGCATGGAGGAGCTGATCCACCAGTTCATCATCGTCACCGAAGGGTTTCCGGCTCCGGCCGGCGAGGTCTATCAGGCCATCGAAGCCCCCAAAGGAGAGCTGGGCTTCTACATCAAGAGCGAAAAGGGGAAATCTCCCTACCGGATGAAGATCCGCTCTCCATCGTTCGTCAGCCTGCAGGCCATCCCGGAGATGGCGAAGGGGATGATGATCTCGGATCTGGTGGCGATCGTGGCCAGCCTCGATCCCGTCATGGGGGAGGTGGACCGGTGA